The Pseudomonadota bacterium genome window below encodes:
- the gspG gene encoding type II secretion system major pseudopilin GspG, with amino-acid sequence MVQNNEKGFTLIEIMVVVVILSILAAIIVPRIMDRPDQARIVKAKQDIRVLENSLKLYKLDNYFYPTTDQGLEALVQRPEDQPEPKKWKDGGYIDRLPKDPWGNPYQYLNPGVFGPLDIFSLGADGQLGGDGLDAEIGNWNLE; translated from the coding sequence ATGGTACAAAACAATGAAAAAGGCTTTACGCTGATTGAGATTATGGTGGTCGTGGTGATTTTGAGTATTTTAGCCGCGATAATCGTCCCGAGGATTATGGACCGGCCTGACCAGGCAAGAATCGTCAAAGCCAAACAGGACATCCGGGTGCTTGAAAATTCCTTGAAGCTTTACAAATTGGATAATTATTTTTACCCGACCACCGATCAGGGCCTTGAGGCTCTGGTGCAACGTCCGGAGGATCAACCTGAACCCAAAAAGTGGAAGGATGGCGGGTATATTGACCGGCTCCCGAAAGATCCATGGGGCAATCCTTACCAGTATCTGAATCCGGGTGTTTTTGGTCCACTGGATATATTTTCTCTGGGTGCGGACGGGCAACTGGGCGGTGATGGCCTTGATGCGGAAATCGGCAACTGGAATCTTGAGTAA
- a CDS encoding type II secretion system protein M produces the protein MTYLARFNSRERMALILGGIIILIAALYVFVLEPFNNSLQGMRNEVPLKRQELVWMQDAVRQVNLVKGPGKLEEAAGKGSLLAIIDQTAAQRKLAGNMKRIEPDDQDRAKVWLEDAVFTDIVLWLRLLEAKGIVAVAYTSESRNAAGIVNAKITLKGSS, from the coding sequence ATGACATATTTAGCAAGATTTAATAGTCGTGAGCGTATGGCCCTCATTCTTGGTGGAATAATTATCCTGATTGCGGCGCTGTATGTTTTTGTCCTTGAGCCGTTTAATAACAGCTTACAGGGTATGCGTAACGAAGTTCCGTTAAAAAGGCAGGAATTAGTCTGGATGCAGGATGCGGTGCGACAGGTGAATTTGGTTAAGGGGCCGGGTAAACTCGAAGAGGCAGCCGGTAAAGGCTCCTTGCTGGCAATAATTGATCAGACTGCGGCGCAACGAAAACTTGCCGGGAATATGAAGCGTATCGAGCCGGACGACCAGGACCGGGCCAAGGTCTGGCTTGAGGACGCGGTGTTTACGGATATTGTTTTGTGGCTGCGGCTCCTTGAGGCGAAGGGAATTGTCGCTGTCGCATATACCTCTGAGAGTCGCAATGCAGCAGGAATTGTCAATGCAAAAATAACCCTGAAAGGATCCTCGTGA
- the gspK gene encoding type II secretion system minor pseudopilin GspK: MAPAVPEIQRVAAEMVSLSGSLANKRGVALITVLLITALVSMMVVSMVSSQQIDIRRNGNIVDGDQCLVLAEGVVDWAVQVLIRDKKNGGNDSLGEEWAIGLIPTEVEGGAVSGFLEDMHGRFNLNNLVSTKPDLQGQSRKQFERMLDMCGLDTNLLNALIDWLDADSDLTSGGGAEDETYAWLETPYRTANSIMTSPSELQLVAGFDYKAYNCLAPHITTLPLFPTEPLVNVNTASAFVLAALSADFSLNEAKNFVEERPAGGYASVNDFLQDQNLAGSGIAGTFLTVSSDYFLANAKAEVGNGRVSMYSLLYRQGNKVDKINKSIGAY, encoded by the coding sequence TTGGCTCCGGCAGTGCCGGAAATCCAGAGAGTGGCGGCTGAAATGGTTTCTTTGAGTGGATCATTGGCAAATAAGCGCGGTGTTGCGCTGATCACCGTGCTGTTAATCACCGCGCTGGTTTCAATGATGGTGGTGTCAATGGTTTCAAGTCAGCAGATCGATATCCGCAGAAACGGTAATATTGTTGACGGTGATCAGTGCCTTGTCCTGGCTGAAGGGGTTGTCGACTGGGCCGTACAGGTTTTGATCCGTGATAAAAAAAATGGCGGGAATGACAGCCTCGGTGAGGAGTGGGCAATAGGGCTTATCCCCACCGAAGTTGAAGGTGGGGCGGTATCGGGATTTCTTGAAGACATGCATGGCCGGTTTAATCTGAATAATCTGGTTTCAACAAAACCGGACCTGCAAGGCCAGAGCCGTAAACAGTTTGAGCGGATGCTCGACATGTGCGGCCTGGATACAAATCTGCTTAACGCGCTTATCGACTGGCTGGATGCGGATTCGGATCTTACCTCCGGCGGCGGGGCCGAGGATGAAACCTATGCCTGGCTTGAGACACCATACCGGACGGCAAACAGCATAATGACCAGCCCCAGTGAACTGCAACTGGTTGCGGGTTTCGATTATAAGGCATACAATTGTCTTGCGCCGCATATTACAACGCTGCCTCTTTTTCCGACAGAACCCCTTGTAAACGTGAATACTGCCTCAGCCTTTGTTCTGGCGGCGCTTTCTGCTGATTTTTCATTGAATGAGGCAAAAAACTTTGTTGAAGAACGGCCTGCCGGGGGGTATGCATCAGTAAACGATTTTTTACAGGATCAAAACCTTGCGGGAAGCGGAATTGCCGGCACGTTTCTCACGGTTTCCAGCGATTATTTTCTGGCCAACGCCAAGGCCGAGGTTGGAAACGGCAGGGTGTCCATGTATAGTCTGCTTTACCGGCAGGGCAATAAAGTGGATAAAATAAACAAGAGTATCGGGGCATATTAA
- the gspJ gene encoding type II secretion system minor pseudopilin GspJ gives MDNKGFTLLELLVAFAVFAVLATIAYGGLNSIIDTRVAVAGESARLAQLQRAFSIMERDVEQAVSRSIRDELGEFQPAMLLRGDSVEPVLEFTRNGWRNPTGSARSNLQRVAYGIRENNLIRYHWPVLDRVQDTAAIERVVLEGVDAFQVSFFRADSWHEVWPPAVSASISIVQQRAMLPGAVAIAVDVGGWGELKRIFLIASGDGSSVGSGSAGNPESGG, from the coding sequence ATGGATAACAAGGGTTTTACACTTCTTGAGCTCCTGGTTGCATTTGCTGTTTTTGCTGTGCTTGCGACGATTGCCTACGGTGGGCTCAATTCAATTATTGATACCAGGGTGGCGGTCGCCGGTGAATCAGCGCGACTCGCCCAATTGCAGCGAGCTTTCAGTATTATGGAAAGGGATGTTGAACAGGCGGTATCTCGTTCGATCCGTGATGAATTGGGAGAGTTTCAGCCCGCCATGCTTTTACGCGGCGACTCGGTTGAGCCGGTTCTGGAATTCACCCGCAACGGCTGGCGAAATCCAACCGGCAGTGCACGGAGTAATCTGCAGAGAGTCGCCTATGGTATCCGGGAAAATAATTTAATCCGCTATCACTGGCCGGTACTTGACCGGGTTCAGGATACTGCTGCGATTGAAAGGGTTGTCCTGGAGGGAGTTGATGCCTTTCAAGTCAGTTTCTTCCGTGCCGACAGCTGGCATGAGGTCTGGCCTCCGGCTGTAAGCGCTTCAATTTCAATCGTCCAGCAAAGAGCCATGTTGCCGGGGGCGGTGGCAATAGCAGTGGATGTTGGGGGTTGGGGAGAGCTTAAAAGGATTTTTCTCATAGCCTCGGGTGATGGAAGTTCCGTTGGCTCCGGCAGTGCCGGAAATCCAGAGAGTGGCGGCTGA
- a CDS encoding type II secretion system protein N, with protein sequence MPADFAYGLLQKKIPQIARIKVYGVDGPWHNGKARGVAVDTVEATNVSWRLQPVSLITGRAVVDLHFQLVDSDFDCRIRARRGKLDLDDLQAQFPATLLTKVLPDMYAVPLGGLIRVAVNKVKIRDGLVALAEGRIVWTGAETTSEPQVRFGDLTVDIATSEQGVTAILTDSGGPLAAEGALIVSPDGKYSFTGNFSVRDKEQTALVDALSLLGRPAADGSMGVNFSGEVGRVLF encoded by the coding sequence ATGCCGGCGGATTTTGCCTACGGCCTGTTGCAGAAGAAAATACCGCAAATTGCCAGGATAAAGGTTTATGGTGTCGATGGCCCGTGGCATAATGGAAAGGCCCGGGGAGTCGCGGTTGATACTGTGGAGGCGACAAACGTCAGTTGGCGGCTTCAACCTGTTTCATTGATTACCGGTAGAGCTGTGGTTGATCTGCATTTTCAATTGGTTGACAGCGATTTTGATTGCAGGATCAGAGCCCGGCGCGGAAAACTTGACCTGGATGATCTACAGGCGCAATTTCCGGCCACACTGCTCACAAAAGTTCTTCCTGATATGTATGCGGTTCCTTTGGGCGGCCTGATTCGTGTTGCCGTAAACAAAGTAAAAATCCGAGATGGCCTGGTAGCCCTGGCCGAGGGTAGAATTGTCTGGACAGGGGCGGAAACAACCAGCGAACCGCAGGTGCGGTTTGGAGACCTGACTGTGGATATTGCAACTTCCGAACAGGGAGTCACCGCTATTTTAACCGATTCGGGCGGGCCACTGGCCGCAGAAGGTGCATTAATCGTGTCGCCTGATGGGAAATATTCTTTTACCGGTAATTTTTCGGTACGCGATAAAGAGCAAACCGCACTCGTTGATGCTTTATCGTTGCTGGGCAGACCGGCAGCCGATGGCAGTATGGGGGTGAATTTTTCAGGTGAGGTTGGCCGGGTATTGTTTTGA
- the gspH gene encoding type II secretion system minor pseudopilin GspH: MNFRDSSQKDLPFDRNGFTLLEIMVVLLIIGIVIGVAAFSIDTRKDEIEIEARRFVSLIDLAMEEAVLKGEEYAVRFTHEGYVFLRHEEGRWLDLEKEGVFRSRRLPEGVRFEISLEGESAAIKDDREEGSSDDEKIQPEILLLSSGEYTQFEVRFIDRYDSNISFNVIGDPLKGFHVMDESRKDRLR, from the coding sequence ATGAACTTCCGCGACAGTTCTCAAAAAGATTTACCCTTTGACCGCAACGGTTTTACCCTCCTCGAAATAATGGTGGTTCTGCTGATAATCGGCATTGTCATTGGTGTGGCGGCCTTTTCCATTGATACACGAAAAGACGAGATTGAAATTGAAGCGAGACGTTTTGTGTCGTTAATTGATCTTGCAATGGAAGAAGCCGTGCTCAAAGGAGAAGAATATGCCGTGCGGTTTACCCATGAGGGATATGTATTTCTCCGGCATGAGGAAGGACGTTGGCTTGACCTTGAGAAAGAAGGCGTTTTTCGCTCAAGGCGGCTTCCTGAAGGAGTTAGATTTGAGATTTCTCTGGAAGGGGAATCGGCGGCAATCAAAGATGACCGGGAAGAGGGTTCTTCAGATGATGAAAAGATTCAGCCGGAAATCCTTCTTTTATCAAGCGGCGAATATACGCAATTTGAAGTCCGTTTCATTGATCGATATGATAGTAATATCAGTTTCAATGTGATCGGTGATCCGCTGAAAGGGTTTCATGTCATGGACGAGAGCAGAAAGGATCGTCTGAGATAA
- a CDS encoding DNA-3-methyladenine glycosylase I: protein MKRCAWVTDDPLYIEYHDKEWGVPLHDDRKLFEMLILEGAQAGLSWLTVLKRRTTYRVAYDGFDPVKIANWDQGKIDRLLKDPGIIRNRLKVQSAQCNARAYLQVIDEYKSFDAFIWSFVGGRPIQNSRRHIHQIPAATPESDRMSRELKRRGFTFVGSTICYAFMQGVGMVNDHVTDCFRHAPLTINRNKS, encoded by the coding sequence ATGAAACGCTGCGCCTGGGTAACCGACGACCCTCTGTATATCGAATACCACGACAAGGAATGGGGCGTTCCCCTTCACGACGACCGGAAACTTTTTGAGATGCTCATTCTTGAAGGGGCCCAAGCGGGATTAAGCTGGTTGACTGTTCTTAAAAGGCGTACTACATACAGAGTCGCGTACGATGGTTTTGACCCGGTGAAAATCGCGAACTGGGACCAAGGAAAAATCGATCGGTTGCTGAAAGACCCCGGAATCATCCGCAACCGACTTAAGGTGCAATCGGCACAATGCAACGCCAGGGCTTATCTGCAAGTCATTGACGAGTATAAAAGCTTCGATGCATTTATCTGGTCCTTTGTCGGTGGTAGGCCGATTCAGAATTCCCGGCGCCACATACATCAGATCCCGGCTGCCACTCCGGAATCCGACAGAATGAGCAGGGAACTCAAGCGCAGAGGGTTTACCTTTGTCGGCTCGACAATCTGCTACGCTTTCATGCAGGGGGTTGGAATGGTAAATGATCATGTTACGGACTGCTTCCGGCATGCGCCTCTCACAATAAACCGCAACAAAAGCTGA